Within Micromonospora parathelypteridis, the genomic segment GAGACGATCAGCCGGTTCGTCGCTCGCCGCGTCGATGACCCCCACACCGCCGCGGACCTCACCGCCGAGGTGTTCCTGGCGGTGATCGACTCCGCAGCCGGTTACCGGCCGGAGCGGGGCAACGAGGTGGCCTGGCTCTTCGGCGTGGCCCGCAACGTCATCGCGGCCGAGCACCGCCGGGCGACCCGCCTCCTGCGGGCCAGCGGTCGCGTCGCGGGACGACGGCTGCTGGACGCCGACGACATCGCCCGCATCGAGGAGCGCATCGACGCGGAGTCGCTGGCCCGCCGCACCTATCAGGCCCTCAGCGGCCTACCGGAACGTACGCGCGCCCTGCTGGAGCTTGTCGCCGTCGACGGTCTGTCCCTGGCGGACGCGGCCGGCGCGCTCGGAATCTCCCCGGTCGCCGCTCGGGTCCGTGTGCACCGGGCCCGCCGGGCCGTACGCCTCGCACTCGCGCAGTCCGAATCCGCGCTCGCCTGATCGGAGGGACGATCACCGTGACCCACACCGAAGAGCCCCTGGGCAACTTCGAGGAACGACTTCTCGTCGAGTTGAAGGAACACGTCACCACCCGGACCGCCGCCGAAGCGGCGCTGACCACGCCGAACACCGTTCGCGCGACCCGCTGGGGCGCACGGTGGCGCGCGCCAGGCTGGCGCCTGGCCGGGGTAGGCGGCCTGGTCGCCCTGCTGACCGTCGGCGGGTTGCTGGCCCAGACCCTGGGCGACGCTCCACCCACGGCGAGCGCGGCCGAGATCCTGAACGAGGCCGCGGAGACCGCCCGGCAGCAGCCGGACCTGGTGGCACGCCCGGGCCAGTTCCTCTTCATCGAAATGCGACTGACCTACCGGGAGCTGCCAGATTCCGGCCCGTACATCAAGGAGCGGCTGCAGCGCTGGGTGCCGGTCGGCGACGGCACGACCTGGCAGCAGCGACGGCGGCTGGAGAGCCGCCCCGACGAGTGGCGCACCGACGACGTCTCGCACCTGTCTCCGCCGCCCGGCTATTTCCAGGGCCTGCCTACCGAGCCGGAGCAGTTGGCGCAGCACCTGCGGGACCACCCGAGACCCTTGGATCTACCCGCCGGCGCGGACCTGGAGGCCATCAGGAACGAACCAACTACGATCTTCGGCGACGGGATGGTGATGCTCCAGGGCTACGTACCGCCGCAGTCGCTCGGCGCATTGTTCCAGGTGATGGCCCAGGTGCCCGGAGCCACGGTCGTGCCGGGCGAGGTGCGGGACGCCGCCGGGCGGCGTGGAGTGGCGCTGCGGACACCGGGCGTGTTCGGCGCGCACCTCGACCTGATCTTCGACCGGGAGACCCACGCCTACCTCGGCAGGCGCGACCTTCAGGTGCGGGATGGCAAGGAGTCGCTCTACCAGAGCACCGCCATCATGCGGATGGCGATCGTCGACCACTCGGGGCAGCAGCCCTGACCGGCAGAACGCGGCGATGATCGCGCTCGATCCTGGAAATAGTGGCCTTTCCCGCGGGGGAGGCCATTATTTCCTTGTTCTAGCGCGATCGAGCCGCAGCGCGATCGCGGCCTCCGGGCCGCTCAGTAGCGCTGGCGGAGCAGCTCGGCGGCCTCGACCGCCCAGTAGGTGAGAATCACCTGCGCGCCGGCCCGCTTGATCGAGGTGAGCGTCTCCAGCATCACCCGCTCCCGGTCGATCCAGCCGTTCGCGGCGGCCGCCTCGACCATCGCGTACTCGCCGGAGACCTGGTAGGCGGCGACCGGGACGTCCACCGCGGCCCGGACCGCCGACACCACGTCGAGGTAGGGCAGGGCCGGCTTGACCATCACCAGGTCGGCACCCTCGGCGACGTCCAACGCCACCTCGCGCAGCGACTCCCGCAGGTTGGCCGGATCCTGCTGGTAGGTGCGCCGGTCGCCCTCCAGCGCCGACTCCACCGCCTCCCGGAACGGGCCGTAGAAGGCGGAGGCGTACTTCGCGGCGTACGCCAGCACGGCGACATCCTGGTGCCCGGCGGCGTCGAGCGCCCGGCGCACCACACCGACCTGGCCGTCCATCATCCCGGACGGCCCGACCATGCCGACCCCGGCGGCGGCCTGGGCCACCGCCATCTCGGCGTACGCGGCCAGGGTGGAATCGTTGTCGACCTCGCCGTCGGCGGTGAGCAGCCCGCAGTGCCCGTGCGAGGTGAACTCGTCCAGGCACAGGTCACTCATCACCACCGTGGCGTCGCCCACCTCGGCGACCACGTCGCGGATGGCGACGTTCAGGATGCCGTTCGGGTCGATGCCGCCGGAGCCGGTCGGGTCCCGCTGCTCCGGCACCCCGAAGAGCATGATCCCGCCGACCCCGGCCTGGACCGCCTCGACCGCAGCCTTGCGCAGCGAGTCCCGGGAGTGCTGGAGCACCCCCGGGAGCGACGAGATGGCCCGGGGCTCGGTGAGCCCTTCCTTCACGAACATCGGCACGACCAGCTCGGCCGGGTCGACCCGGGTCTCGGACACCAGCCGGCGGATCGCCGGGGTGCGGCGCAGACGGCGGGGCCGGATCTCGGGGTACGACATGAGAGGCCTTCCTGAAGACGACTACCGGAAGCGCAGGGCGGTCGGCCCCTGCACCTTCGAGCCGCGGCGCTGCTTGGCCGGCATGGCGGCCAGCTTCTCGCGCAGCTCGACGGCGTAGGCGGCGAGCGCCTCCACCAGGTCGGGCACCGAAGCGTGCGGCGGCTGGACGTCGACCCGCAGGCCGAACTCCGTCGCGGTCTCCGCCGTCTTGGGCCCGATGACGGCAACAACGGTACGCGCGTGCGGCTTCCCGGCGATGCCGACGAGGTTCCGCACGGTGGAGGATGACGTGAACAAGACAGCGTCGAACCCGCCCGACTTGATCGCGTCCCGGATCTCGGCGGGCGGCGGCGCGGCCCGCACCGTCCGGTACGCGGTCACGTCGTCGACCTCCCAGCCGCGCTCGGTGAGCCCGGCGGCGAGCGTCTCGGTGGCGATGTCGGCGCGCGGCAGCAGCACCCGACCCACCGGGTCGAGGATCTCGTCGTGCGGGGAGAACTCGGCCAGCAGCCCCTCGGAGGACTGCTCCCCGGCGGGGATCAGCTCCGGCTGGATGCCGAACGCGCGGACCGCGTCGGCGGTCGCCTCACCGATGCAGGCGATCTTGACGCCGCCGAAGTGCCGGGCGTCCAGCCCGTGCTCGGCGAACTTCTCCCAGACCGCGCGGACCGCGTTCACCGACGTGAAGATCACCCAGGCGTACCGGCCGTCGACCAGGCCCTTGACGGCCCGCTCCATCTGCGCCGGGGTGCGGGGCGGCTCGACCGCGATGGTCGGCACCTCGCACGGGATCGCCCCGTACGCGCGCAGCCGGGCGCTCATCGCGCCAGCCTGCTCCTTCGTGCGGGGTACGAGCACCTTCCAGCCGTACAGCGGGCGGTTCTCCCACCAGCTCAGCTTGTCGCGCTGACCCACGCCGACACCGATGGTGAGCACCACCCGGCCGGTGAAACCGAGGGCGGCGGCCACGAAGCTGTCGACGGTCGACGTGGTCGTGTACTGGGTCTCGCCGGTGCCGTCGCCGGTCACACCGACGCCGGTGGTGCCGTCGACCCCGGCGGCGAGCAGCCCGTCCCGGACGGCGGCGAGGTCACCGGCGTCCACGGCGAGCGCGAGCGAACCCCGACCGACGGCCGTGGCCAGCGCCTCGAAGTCCAGTGCGCTGACGTCCTCGACGTCGGCGGCCGTACGCACACCCGGCAGCGGGACCCCCGCGTAGGTGGCCACACCCTCGGCCTGGCCCACGCCGGGCACCACCTCGAAGTGGGCGGCGGTGCGGGCCACCGCCTGCACCTCCTTCACCACCGAGTCGTGGCCGAACGGGTCGCCGGCGACCAGGTGCACCGCGTTCAACCCGGAGCGGGCCGCGGAGATCAGCACCTTCGCCACGTCCCCGGGCGCGCCCTCGGCGGGGGTGAACTCGGCATCGTCCCTGGCGTCGGCACGGACGACGGCGAGCAACGACTCCGGGACTCCCCGGTCGTAGATCACCTGGTCGGCGTCGACCAGGGCGTCGTGTGCCCGACGGGTCAGCAGACCCGGGTCACCGGGGCCAGCCCCGACGAACGCGATACGGCCGACGGGCTTACGGGTGCGGGTCATTCTGTGCTCCCAAATTGCTGGGTCCCCGGGCCGGTGTGTCCTTCGTGGCCGAGGATCGAGTCGGCGCCGAGTTCGAGGAGTTCGGCGGCGAGTGCCTTACCGATCTCCGCCGCGTCGGCGGGCGTTCCGGTGCGGGACAGCCGGAGGTCACGAGTGCCGTCCGGGCTGATCACCGCCCCGCGCAGGTAGATCTCATCGCCGTCGTCACCTTCGGCGAGTTCGGCGTAGGCGGCGACGGGTGCGCTGCACCCGGCCTCCAGGGTCGCCAGCAACGCGCGTTCCGCGGTGACCGCGGCGCGCGACGGTGCGTGGTCGAGCAGCGCGAGCAGCTCGACCAGGTCCTGGTCATCGACCCGGCACTCGACCGCCAGCGCACCCTGGGCGGGCGCGGGCAGCATCAGCATCGGATCCAGCGTCTCGGTGATCGCGTCGGTCCGACCGATCCGGGCGAGCCCGGCCCGGGCCAGCACGACCGCGTCGAGGTCGGCCTCGGGGCCGAGCACTCGCGCCAGGCGGGTGTCGATGTTGCCGCGGATCGGGGTGACCTCCAGCTGCAGGCCGAGGGCGTGCAGCTGGGCGATACGGCGCAGCGCGCCGGTGCCCACGGTCGCCCCGGGCGGCAGCTCGGCGAGCGTCCGGCCGCCCTTGGCGATCAGCGCGTCGCGCGGGTCCTGCCGGGCCGGCACCGCCGCGATGTGCAGCCCGCCGGCGGCAGCCGTGGGCAGATCCTTGTAGGAGTGCACCGCGAAGTCGATCGTCCTGGCGGTCAGCGCGTCGCGCAGCGCGGAGACGAACACCCCGACGCCGAGCCGGTGCACCGGCGCGTTGGAGCGGTCGCCCGCGGTGACCACCTCGACCAGCTCGACCGGGCGGCCGGTGGCGGCGGTCACCGCCTCGGCGATCTGGCCGGACTGGGCCATCGCCAGGGTGCTGCCCCGGGTGCCGAGACGCAGGGGGGCGGTCATCGCGCACCTCCGGTAGGTGGGGTCGGCTCGGCGGCGTCTGCTCCGGACACCGGATCGATGCCGGGGAGCGCCATGCCGAAGTCGGGGGTGAGCACGTCGGGGACGGTGTCCACCGGCGAGGTCTGCGGCACCTCGAGGTCGAACAGCTCGCGCAGCAGGGCCGCGTACTGGTCGCCGCCGGGCTCCGCGGCCAACTGGCGGACCTTGACGGTGGGTTGGTGCAGCAGCCGCTGCACGACCCGGTGCACCGTGCGGGCCACCTCGGCCCGCAGGTCGTCGCCGAGGTCGGGGCGACGCTGAGCCAGCCGGCGGAGCTCGGCGGTGACCACGTCGTCGGCCCGGCCGCGCAGCGCGGCCACGGTGGGTGCCACGTCGGCACCGCGCAACCAGGTGAGGAAGCTCTCCACCTCGCCCAGCACGATCCGTTCGACGGCGGCCGCGTCCGCGGCTGCCGGACCGTCGGCGAGCAGCGCCGCCATCCGGTCGATGTCGATCACCTCGACGCCGGGCAGCGCGGCGACGCCCTCCTCGACGTCGCGCGGGACGGCCAGGTCGAGCAGGACCAGCGGGCCGCGGGCCGGGTCCCGTTCGGCCAGCGCCGCGCTGACCACCGCCCGGGTGAGGACCGGTTCGGTGGACGCGGTGGCGGCCACTACGATGTCCACTGTGGAGAGGGTGTCGACCAGCGCGGTCATCGGCGCGGCACTCGCCCCGTACGACTCGGCGAGCCGCACGGCCCGGTCGGCGCCCCGGTTGCTGACGGTGAGCGGCCCGGCGCCCAGCCGGGACAGCGTGGCCACCCCGAGCGAGCCCATCGCGCCAGCGCCGACCACCAGGGCCGGGTGGCCGGCGAGGTCACCGTCGAGGTGCCCGGCCGCCAGCTCCAGCGCGGCGGTGACGACGCTCTGGCCCGCCCGGTCGATGCCGGTCTCGGCGTGGGCACGCTTACCGACCCGCAGCGCCTGCTGCATCAGCTCGTGCAGCAGCCGGCCGGCCGAGTCGGCGCCGGTGGCCCAGTGGTACGCGTCGCGCAGCTGGCCGAGGATCTGCGCCTCGCCGACCACCATCGAGTCCAGACCGGTGGCGACCCGGAACACGTGATCCACGGCGGCGGTGTCGTAGTGCACGTACAGGTGGTTGGCGAGCGCCGCCGGCGAGCTGCCGGCCTGCTCGGCCAGGGTGGCGCAGACATCGCCGAGCCCACCGTGGAAACCGGACACTGCGGCGTAGACCTCCACCCGGTTGCAGGTGGAGACGATGACCGCCTCGGCCACGTACGGCTGGGCGATCAGGTGGTCGAGGGTGCGGGTCAGGTCGGCGGGAGGGACGGCCAGTTGCTCCAGCGTGGCGACCGGGGCGGTCCGATAGGACGCGCCGACGACGAGCAGTTTCACGTGCCGATCGCCTCCTGGGTGTCGGTGGCCGCGAACCCGCCCGGCAGGGCGGTGAGAGCGGACCCGCCGGTGGCGGGCAGCGCGGTCAGCGACGCCTTGCGGTGCTCGTGGAAGGACAGAATCTGCAGCTCGATGGCGAGGTCGACCTTGCGCACGTCGACCCCCTCCGGAACCGAGAGTACGCACGGCGCGAAGTTGAGGATGCTTGTCACGCCGACGGCGACCAGTTGGTCGGCGACCTGCTGGGCCGCGGCGGCGGGGGTGGCGATCACGCCGATCGCGAGGGATTCCTCGGCGGCGACCGTCGGCAGGTCGTCGACATGCCGGACTACCAGGCCGTTGATCTCCTCGCCGACCCGGGAGGGATCGGCGTCGAGCAGTGCGGCGATCCGGAAGCCTCGGCCGGCGAAGCCGTCGTAGCCGGCCAGAGCGTGACCGAGATTACCCACGCCGACCAGGGCGACTGCCCGTCGTTGGGTGAGCCCGAGCACATTCTCGATCTGCTCGATCAGCAGCGCGACGTCGTAGCCCACCCCCCGGGTGCCGTACGAGCCGAGGTGGGAGAGGTCCTTGCGGAGCTTGGCCGAGTTGACTCCGGCGGCGGCGGAGAGACCCTCGCTGGACACCGTCTCGTGCCCGGTGTCGCCGAGGTTGTGCAGCGCGCGCAGGTACTCCGGGAGCCGAGCGACGGTCGCCTCGGGCAGATCCGGGAGCGCCGGTACGGCACCGGCGCGGCCGGGCGCGCCTGGGTGACGGTGCTGACTCATGAGACTCCGTGCGGTGCGATCCTCGGCCAACTCCGCTGGTCGGCCGCTTATGGACTCCCGCTGGCGACCGAGGTTGCCGGCTGTGCTAGCAGGGCGCGTCGGAGTCACAGAGTAGGCGCTTGTGAAGACGTGCACAAATCGCGATCTTGCCGCTGCGTGACGCAACCTCACCAGCACCTCCATTCCGCAAGATCGATCCGACGGGTCTTCGCCTTCGCCGCCCGGGCGATTATTGCTCAATCCCGACTTCTCTGACCAATCCCGCGCCGAGCCTCGCTCGGCCCTCCCCGAGGTGGTAGGGACAGCACTACGAGGGAGAGGCAGGGCTTCGGGATGGGGACGGAGAGCGCAGATGCCTAGCCTTCAGGGCATGACCGCAGTTGCCGCCACCAGCGACCAACCGATCCTGGCACCGAGCATCCCCCGCCAGCTCTTCGTCGACTCCGGGTACGTGCTGCTCGGCCTGCCACTGGCGGTGGCCAGCTTCGTCGTCCTCCTGGTCGGCCTCGCGGTCGGCATCGGCCTGGTGGTCACGGTGATCGGTCTGCCGATCCTCAGCGGCACCCTCTACGCCGCCCGTGGGCTGGCCGACATCGAGCGGCTGCGGCTGCCCTCGGTGCTCCGACAGCCCCGGATCCGGCCGCACTACCGGCTGCCCGAGGCGGGAGCCAACGCCTGGCGGCGGATCTTCGTGCCCATGCGGGACGCCCAGTCCTGGCTCGACCTGGCACACGGCATCCTGCGGCTGATCGCGGCGGCTGGCACCTTCGTGGTGGCCCTGGCCTGGTGGGCGGCGGCGATCACCGGCTCGCTCTACTGGGCCTACGACTGGGCCCTGCCCCGAGCCGACGGCGAGGGTGACCAGGACCTGGCGCAACTGCTCGGCCTGGGCGACTCGACCACGGCCCGGATCGGTCTGTACACCGCGCTCGGGGTGTTCTTCCTGATCACCCTGCCGATCGTGGTGCGGGGTTGCGCGCTGCTCCAGGCCAGCTTCGCCAAGGCCATGCTGACCGGTGTCGCCGAGATGCGGGACCGGATCACCGTGCTGGAGGAGCAGAAGCGGGCCGCCGTCTCCGCCGAGGCGTCCGCGCTGCGCCGGCTGGAACGCGACATCCACGACGGCCCCCAGCAGCGCCTGGTGCGTTTGGCGATGGACCTCAGCCGGGCCCGGATGCAGCTCGCCTCCGACCCGGAGGCCGCCGGCCGGACCATCGACGAGGCGGTCACCCAGACCCGGGACACGCTGGCCGAGCTGCGGGCACTGTCCCGGGGCATCGCCCCGCCGATCCTGGTCGACCGTGGCCTGCCCAGCGCCCTGGCCGCGATCGCCGGGCGCGGGCTGATCCCGATCGAGCTCCAGGTGGACCCGCAGCTCGGCACCCCGGACGGGCGGCTCGACCCGGCGGTGGAGAACACCGCGTACTTCGTGGTGTCCGAGGCGCTGACCAACGTCGCCAAGCACAGCCGGGCCACCGAGGCCGTGGTCGCCGTCGCCCGGCAGGGCGGCCAGCTCCAGGTGCGGGTCGGCGACGACGGGCAGGGCGGCGCGCACCTGGCCAAGGGGCACGGGCTGGCCGGCATCGCCGACCGGGTCCGGGCTGCCGGCGGTGAACTGATGGTGGTCAGCCCTGCCGGCGGCCCCACCGAGATTCGCGCGGAGCTACCGCTGTGACCGATCGGGCACCGCGCCGCGCTCTCGGGACGGGCCGAACGTGGTAGACAACACAGCCATGCGAATCGTGATCGCCGACGACGCCGTCCTGCTCCGGGAGGGGCTCGTACGGCTGCTGACCGAGAGCGGGCACCAGGTGGTGGCCGCCGTTGGGGACGGCGACGCGCTCGTCGAGGCAGTCGTGGAGCACCGGCCGGACGTGTCGATCGTCGACGTCCGGATGCCGCCGTCACACACCGACGAAGGGCTGCGGGCTGCGGTGGAGGCGCGGCGGCTGGTGCCGCGTAGCCCGATCCTGGTGCTCTCCCAGTACGTCGAGGTCTCGTACGCCGATGACCTGCTGGCCACCACCGGCGGCGCCGGCGGCGGCATCGGCTACCTGCTCAAGGACCGGGTGGCCGCGATCGACGAGTTCCTGGACGCGCTGCGCAGGGTCGCGGCCGGCGGCACGGTGCTCGACCCGGAGGTGGTCGGCCAGCTCTTCGCCCGGCGCCGCCGGGACGACCCGCTGCGCGAGCTGACCCCCCGCGAGCGCGAGGTGCTCTCCCTGATGGCCGAGGGACGCTCGAACACGGCCATCGCGCGCGCCCTCGTGGTCAGCGACGGCGCGGTGGAGAAGCACGTGCGCAACATCTTCACCAAGCTCACCCTGCCACCGGACACCGAGCAGCACCGGCGGGTGCTGGCCGTCCTCACCTATCTGCGGAACTGACCTCCCGGGCCAGCCGCACCGCGTCGGTGAGAGTGTCGGCCACCGGGTGACCGGAGGCGCGCAGCCGGGCCGGATCGGTGAACCCACCCGTGTAGAGCACCGCACGGCCGCCCACCGCGAGCGCCGCGTCCGCGTCGTCGATGGAGTCGCCGATCAGCACCACCGAGGCGCCGTCCACGCCCAGCTCCGCCAAGTGCAGCTCGAGCGACTCGGCCTTACGGCCGCCGCCGACCGTCGCCCGCAGCCCGTCGACCCGGGTGAAGTGGCCGGTCAACCCGTACGTGTGCACGGTCGGCACCAACTCCTCGTGGAACCACATGGAGAGCAGACTCTGGCTGCCCGGCCACGCGGCCATCGCGGTGCGCGCGTCGGCGGCCAGCTCACAGGTGGTCAACCCGGTGCGGTACGCGTCGTGGAAGATCCGGTCCAGTCGGCCGAACTCGTCGTCGTCCACGGCCTGCCCCAGCACCTCGGCGTAGTACTCGGCGATCGGCCTGCGGAACCGCACCCGGTGCTCGTCGAGGGTGACCGTCGGCCCACCGAGGCTCGTGAACACGACGTTGGTGGCGGACACCACCAGACTGAGGTCGTTGAGCAGGGTGCCGTTCCAGTCCCACACGAGGTGGGGGTGCGCAGGGGTCATCAGAGCACCATAGGCACCGCTCAGAGCTGCGGCGTGGTCAGGTCCCGCAGCAGCCGGTCCTCCTCGACCCGCCAGTAGCCGTGCTCCTTGCCGTCGAGCATCACGACCGGCAGCCGGTCTCCGTACTCCCGCTCCAGGCCCTCGTCGGCGGTGACGTCCCACTCGACCCACTTGTCGCCGGTGACCGCCACCACCCGGTCGAGCGCCGCCTTGGCGTCGTCGCACAGGTGGCAGCCGGGTCGGGTGATCAGGGCGAGCCGGGCGTCACTGGACATCGGTTACCTCCGTGGGGTGGGCGATCGCCGGTGGGTCGGTCGGCATCGTCGCCGGTCGCCCCGGCGCCGGCACCACGTTACGTCGGCACAGTCTCATCCGCGCCCGGACGGCGATGTCGCAGAGTCCCGTTGACGGGACTGTCCTGTGTGCCACCGGCGGCACGATCAGGTCCTGTCGATGGGATGCGCGGAGTCGCCGGCGGCCGATTCGGCCGCGCCCGCGTCGCCACCCGGGGCGGCGGGTCAGCCGAACGGGCCACCCGCTCCGACCAGGGTATCCATCCTGGAACACCGGCCCGACGGAAAGTCAATCGCACACGACGGACAACCGGTCCGCCGCCGGTACGGCAGAGCGGGAAATACTTCCGCCTTGTGTAACGGACTTGCCACGCGCGGGTGACGTTGGCCCTATCATCACTCGGGTCGGGTCACCCCATTTGCCGTGAGTCGACACCCCTCAGCCCGAGGAGGCCCCCGTGCCTGTGAGCGCATTGGACCAGCACCTCCAGGGGATTTGCCGCCCGTCGGCAACCCCCGCGACCGTCCTGCCCGACCGGCTGCCCGGTCGGTCCGCCCCGACGACACAAAGACCGGCCCCAACGAACAGACCGGCCCGTCCGGCGACCGATCCGACGGGGGCAAGCCGGTGACCACCTTCGGTTATGCGGAACGCCCCGTCGGCCTGACCGGCCAGCCGGCACGCTCCCACGTCAACGAGCGACCGGCGGCCCGTGCCCCGCTGGACGAACCACACGGCCCCGCCGTGCGGGGCGACGGCGCGGCGCAACGGATCCGCAGCCGGCCACACCACAACGAGCCGCCGCCGCGGCCCGCGGTGCCCGGCGGAAACGCGAGACCGACCGGTGGCCGGGTTGCCGTTCCGGCCCGACCGACCATGCCTGCGCAGGGTCGACGGGGCAGCGAGACACCGGTGGTGACCACCGACCCGGCGGCGGGCGAGACAGCGGTGCTTCCGGCAGTGCCGGCCACTACCACCCCGACCGGTTTCCCGAGCCGCCCGGACCCGTCCGACCCGGCCACCGAGGTCTGGACGCTGATCGAGCGGGCCCAGGCCGGCGAGTCCGAGGCGTTCGGTCTGATCTACGACCGGTACGTGGACACCGTGTTCCGGTTCGTCTACTTCCGGGTCGGCAACCGCCAACTCGCCGAGGACCTGACCTCGGACACCTTCCTGCGCGCGCTGAAGCGGATCGGCAGCTTCACCTGGCAGGGCCGCGACCTCGGCGCCTGGCTGGTGACGATCGCTCGCAACCTGGTCGCGGACCACTTCAAGTCGGGCCGGTACCGGCTGGAGGTCACCACCGGCGACGTGCTCGACGCCGATCGGGAGGACCGCGGCCCGGAGGGCAGCCCGGAGGCGGCGGTGGTGGAGCACATCACCAACGTCGCGCTGCTCACCGCCGTGAAGCAGCTCAACCCGGAGCAGCAGGAGTGCATCGTGCTCCGCTTCCTGCAGGGCTTCTCGGTCGCCGAGACGGCCCGCGCGATGGGCAAGAACGAGGGTGCCATCAAGGCACTCCAGTACCGGGCCGTCCGCGCTCTGGCCCGACTCCTGCCTGACGGCTTCCAGCCGTAGTTTCTGGCGGCGGGACCGATGGACGTCGATCGACGTCCGTGCAGCTCAGAGTCGGTCCCGCCCGGTGACGACGATCACTTTCTGTAATTTCCGCCCCGCCAGGCCCGTAACCCGTGCCCGGTCCGCCGCGTTTCTCCGGGTGCGACCGGTGGACGTCCCGGCAGGCCCGGGTCACCGAGGTCCGACCGGCATGCCGGCGGCACCTCACCTCCGTGGTGTCACAATGCCGCCCGGTCGTCGGCAACGACGGCGGCCGACCGGCCGTGACCAGCGAGAGGAGGTGCCTGCGGTGGACGACATCCTCTTCTCCCGTCGGCGCGCCGAGCGCTTCGCGCAGCTTCTCGACGAGGCCAACGGCGCTCGGCGACACCACGTGCGATCCCGGGTGGACGGTCAACTCGCGCCGCTCGTCGCAGTGGGCCAGCGGCTCAGCGTCGACCCACCGGCTGTCGAGGTGGACCAGGACTTCCGGACCGGCCTGCGGGCGATGCTGCTCGCCACCGCCGAACGGGAAGGGCTGGGCACCGCACCGGCGGCCAGCGAACCGGCCGCCACGCGGCCCAGCACGGCCGCCCGTGGGCGGCTGCTGCCAGCCGCCACCGCCCGCCGGGCCCGAGCCCGGGGCGCGATCCTGGTCGGCATCGCCGCCGGCGCCATCGCCGTCTCCGGCATCTCCGCCGCCAGCGAGAACGCGGTGCCCGGCGACGCGCTGTACGGGATGAAGCGCTCGACCGAACGGGCTCAACTCGCGCTGGCCAGCTCCGACATCAGCCGTGGCCAGCTCTTCCTGGACTTCGCCCGGACCAGACTCGGCGAGGCCGCCAAGCTGCGCGGTGACCGGATCGGCTACAGCGCGGTCCTCGACGACATGGACGCCGACACCCGGCAGGGCGTTCGCCTGCTGACCACCGCCGCGGTGCAGCGGGCCGAGTCGGGCAGCCTGGACACGCTCAACAGTTTCGTCACGAGCCAACGCCGGGCGGTGAGCGGCCTGCTCGACGGGAGCACCCGCGTCGACCGGGACCGGACGCAGCGGTCGCTGCACCTGCTGGAGAGCGTCCGGGAGCGCTCGGACACGCTGCGCGCGGCGATCGCCTGCGGCCTCCCGGCGCCGACCGCCAGCGATGCCCTCGGCCCCGATCCGAGCACCTGCCCCGGGGCTCGCTGACCCGCGCCCCTATACCGCACGTCCGACCGGCCGCGCCACAGTTCGCTCTGTGCCCGGCCGGTCGACCGCGTACGGCG encodes:
- a CDS encoding redox-sensing transcriptional repressor Rex, whose translation is MSQHRHPGAPGRAGAVPALPDLPEATVARLPEYLRALHNLGDTGHETVSSEGLSAAAGVNSAKLRKDLSHLGSYGTRGVGYDVALLIEQIENVLGLTQRRAVALVGVGNLGHALAGYDGFAGRGFRIAALLDADPSRVGEEINGLVVRHVDDLPTVAAEESLAIGVIATPAAAAQQVADQLVAVGVTSILNFAPCVLSVPEGVDVRKVDLAIELQILSFHEHRKASLTALPATGGSALTALPGGFAATDTQEAIGT
- a CDS encoding sensor histidine kinase produces the protein MTAVAATSDQPILAPSIPRQLFVDSGYVLLGLPLAVASFVVLLVGLAVGIGLVVTVIGLPILSGTLYAARGLADIERLRLPSVLRQPRIRPHYRLPEAGANAWRRIFVPMRDAQSWLDLAHGILRLIAAAGTFVVALAWWAAAITGSLYWAYDWALPRADGEGDQDLAQLLGLGDSTTARIGLYTALGVFFLITLPIVVRGCALLQASFAKAMLTGVAEMRDRITVLEEQKRAAVSAEASALRRLERDIHDGPQQRLVRLAMDLSRARMQLASDPEAAGRTIDEAVTQTRDTLAELRALSRGIAPPILVDRGLPSALAAIAGRGLIPIELQVDPQLGTPDGRLDPAVENTAYFVVSEALTNVAKHSRATEAVVAVARQGGQLQVRVGDDGQGGAHLAKGHGLAGIADRVRAAGGELMVVSPAGGPTEIRAELPL
- a CDS encoding response regulator transcription factor, with the protein product MRIVIADDAVLLREGLVRLLTESGHQVVAAVGDGDALVEAVVEHRPDVSIVDVRMPPSHTDEGLRAAVEARRLVPRSPILVLSQYVEVSYADDLLATTGGAGGGIGYLLKDRVAAIDEFLDALRRVAAGGTVLDPEVVGQLFARRRRDDPLRELTPREREVLSLMAEGRSNTAIARALVVSDGAVEKHVRNIFTKLTLPPDTEQHRRVLAVLTYLRN
- a CDS encoding HAD family hydrolase, which encodes MTPAHPHLVWDWNGTLLNDLSLVVSATNVVFTSLGGPTVTLDEHRVRFRRPIAEYYAEVLGQAVDDDEFGRLDRIFHDAYRTGLTTCELAADARTAMAAWPGSQSLLSMWFHEELVPTVHTYGLTGHFTRVDGLRATVGGGRKAESLELHLAELGVDGASVVLIGDSIDDADAALAVGGRAVLYTGGFTDPARLRASGHPVADTLTDAVRLAREVSSADR
- a CDS encoding glutaredoxin family protein is translated as MSSDARLALITRPGCHLCDDAKAALDRVVAVTGDKWVEWDVTADEGLEREYGDRLPVVMLDGKEHGYWRVEEDRLLRDLTTPQL
- a CDS encoding ECF subfamily RNA polymerase sigma factor, BldN family — protein: MTTFGYAERPVGLTGQPARSHVNERPAARAPLDEPHGPAVRGDGAAQRIRSRPHHNEPPPRPAVPGGNARPTGGRVAVPARPTMPAQGRRGSETPVVTTDPAAGETAVLPAVPATTTPTGFPSRPDPSDPATEVWTLIERAQAGESEAFGLIYDRYVDTVFRFVYFRVGNRQLAEDLTSDTFLRALKRIGSFTWQGRDLGAWLVTIARNLVADHFKSGRYRLEVTTGDVLDADREDRGPEGSPEAAVVEHITNVALLTAVKQLNPEQQECIVLRFLQGFSVAETARAMGKNEGAIKALQYRAVRALARLLPDGFQP
- a CDS encoding DUF5667 domain-containing protein, with the protein product MPAVDDILFSRRRAERFAQLLDEANGARRHHVRSRVDGQLAPLVAVGQRLSVDPPAVEVDQDFRTGLRAMLLATAEREGLGTAPAASEPAATRPSTAARGRLLPAATARRARARGAILVGIAAGAIAVSGISAASENAVPGDALYGMKRSTERAQLALASSDISRGQLFLDFARTRLGEAAKLRGDRIGYSAVLDDMDADTRQGVRLLTTAAVQRAESGSLDTLNSFVTSQRRAVSGLLDGSTRVDRDRTQRSLHLLESVRERSDTLRAAIACGLPAPTASDALGPDPSTCPGAR